ACCGCAGCCGCACGCCGCCCACGTCGGTCTTGTGCGCGATCGACGGCGACAGGGTCTTCACCACCACGGGGTAGCCGAGCTCCGCGGCCGCCTCCGTCGCGGTGTCCGCCGCGACGATCCGGCCGTCGGGAACGCGCAGGCCGTACGCCGCGAGCGCCTGCTTGCCGCTCCACTCGTCGAGCTGCACCGGCGGGTCGGCGGTGACGCCACCCGCCGGCGGGTCGAGCGGCGCGATCGCGGCTGCCGACCGTTGTGCCGCGCCGATCGTCCACGCCGACGCGACGGCGTCGAGGCAGTCCGCCATGCCCTGCATCGGCGCGATGTCCTCGCGCAGCAACGCCTCTCCCACTGGTTCGGGAAGACCTTCGGGCAGCAGGCTGACGACGCACGCCGGCGCGGACGTCCGCCGGCGCGCGGCGACGAACGCGTCGACCGTCGTCTGCCACGGGCGCGGCAGGCACCGGTCGTCCCGCGGATAGTCGAGCACGAGCAGGTGCGAGTCGAAGTCCGCGGACAGCACGGCCGCGAAGCATTCGGTCATCGCGCGCTCGTCGCCCCAGATGTAGGTGTGGTAATCGAGCGGGTTCGCGACGTGCACGCGGTCGCCGAGCACCTCACGCAGCCGCCCCTCCGCCGCCTCGGGGAACGCCGGCAGCTCGACGCCGCGCTCGTGTGCCAGGTCGGCCACGAGCGCGGCCTCGCCGCCGGAGCAGCTGGCGGACGCGATGCGCGGACCGGCGAGCCCGCCGTGCACGTGCAGGAACTTCAACGTCTCGATGAACGTGCCGACCTGCCGTACACGCGCGATGCCGAGCCGCCGGAACAACGCGTCCCAGAGGGTATCGGAGCCGGACAGCGCGCTGGTGTGGCTGAGGTTCACCCGCGCGCCGAGCTGCGACGTGCCCGACTTCAGCGCGATGACCGGCACCTGCCGGTGTAGCGCCTCGAGGCAGACGCGGGAGAACGCCGCGGTGTCGGCGATGCCCTCCAGGTGCAGCCCGATCGCGGTGATGCGCGGGTCGTCGAGCATCGCCGCCATCAGGTCGGGAACGCCGGTCACGGCGCCGTTGCCGACCGTCACGAGCTGCGCGAGCGGCAGCGACCGGCGCTGCATCGTGAGGTTCTGGCCGAGGTTGCCGCTCTGGGTGATGACGGCGACTCCGCGATCGACCCGGTGCCCGCCGTGCTGCTCCGACCACAGCGCGGCGCCGTCGAGGTAGTTGAGCATGCCCATGCAGTTCGGCCCGATCAGCGCCATGTCACCCGCGGCGTCGACGAGCGCCCGCTGCAGCGCCTCACCCGCGGGTCCGTGCTCGGCGAACCCGGACGCGTGGCAGACGACCCCACCCGCGCCACGGGCCGCCAGCGCGGAGACGACGCCGACCGTCGCCTCGCGCGGGACGGCGACGAACGCGGCGTCCGGCGCCTCCGGCAGCGCGTCGACGTCGGGGAAGCACGGCAGGCCGGACAGCGTCTCGCGCCGCGGGTGGACCGGCCAGATCTCACCCTCGAAGCCGATCAGCCGCGACTGCCGGATCGCCTCCTCAGCGGCCGTCCCGCCGACGACGGCGATATGCCGTGGCGCGAGCAGCCGGCGGAGATGGTCGCGGGTGGTCACGAGCCGACCTCCAGAGCGAGCATCGCAGCGGTTCGGAGCGCGCCCCGCTTCCACACAACCACCGAGCGAGGAGCGGAGCGGCGGAGGGCGGCGGGGAACACAGTCACGACGGGTTCACCTAGGCACCCAGCGGGCGGAGGAGGGACCGGGAGATGATGTGCCGCTGGATCTCGCTGGTGCCGTCCCAGATGCGCTCGACTCGTGCGTCACGCCAGAACCGCTCGATCGGCATGTCGGCCATCAGGCCCATGCCGCCGAAGACCTGCACCGCGCGGTCGGTGATCCGACCGAGCGCCTCGGACGCGTACAGCTTCGCCATCGCCGCGTCGCGGTCGGTCATGGTGCCCTGGTCGAGCTTCCAGGCCGCCTGGAACGTCAGCAGCTCCGCGGCCTCCAGCTCGGTCGCCATGTCGGCCAGCGGGAAGCCCACCCCCTGGAAGCGACCGATCGGTCGACCGAACTGCTCGCGCTCCGCCGCCCACCGTGTCGCCAGCTCGAGTACCCGGCGGCCCCGCCCGACGCTGGTCGCCGCGACACTGAGGCGGCTCGCCCCGAGCCACTCGTTCATCAACTCGAAGCCGGCGCCCTCCGCGCCGAGCCGCTGCCCGGCCGGGATCCGGCAGCCGGTGAACGACAGCTCGCACTGGTGGTACCCGCGGTGCGAGACACACGACGACCCACGTGTGACGGTGAGACCCGAGGCGTCGGTGTCGACGAGGAACCCGGTGATGCTGCTGCGCGGGCCCCGAGAGGTCTCCTCGGTTCCCGTCGCCGCGAACACGATGACGAAGTCGGCGACGTCGGCGTGGCTGATGAAGTGCTTGGCGCCGTCGAGCACGTAGTCGTCGCCGTCGCGTACGGCACGGGTCGTCATCGAGCGGACGTCGGAGCCGGCACCCGGCTCGGTCATGGCGAGGCAGTCGTGCCGGTCGCCGCGCACCGCGGGCAGCAGGTAGCGCTCGCGCTGCTCCCCCTCGCACGCCAGCAGGATGTTGCTCGGTCGCGCCACCAGCGACTGCAGCGCCCAGCTCGATCGCCCGAGCTCGCGCTCGACGAGGACCATGCCCGTCGCGTCGAGGCCGCCGCCCCCGATCTCGGCGGGCATGTTCGCCGCGTAGATGCCGGCGTCGAGCGCCCTCTTACGGATCCGGTCGGCAACGTCGGCCGGCACGTCGTCCAGACGCTCGACCTCGTCCTCGTACGGCTCGAGCTCGGTGGTCACGAACCGACGGACGGTCTCGACGATCATCCGCTGCTCGTCGGTGAGTGCGAAGTCCACGGGGCGCTCCTCAGGGTCCTGGCGTGCGTACGGGCATGGCGATCGGCCGACCCACCGCCTCGGGCCGCGGGATCCCGGCGTGGGCGTGGCACACCGCGGCGACACGTGCGTGCAGGTCGTCGGGCATCGGCGCCGACCGACCCGCCGCCGTGTCGACGTGCACGAGCAGCTGCTCCGCCGTCGCCAGCAGCGCGCCGCTCGTACCGTGCCGCATCTCGTGGAAGAGGTGCAGCCGCTTCGCGTCGTGGTCGAGCAGCAGCAGGCTCAGCGCGAGCGGCTCGCCCT
This genomic interval from Streptosporangiales bacterium contains the following:
- a CDS encoding CoA-binding protein is translated as MTTRDHLRRLLAPRHIAVVGGTAAEEAIRQSRLIGFEGEIWPVHPRRETLSGLPCFPDVDALPEAPDAAFVAVPREATVGVVSALAARGAGGVVCHASGFAEHGPAGEALQRALVDAAGDMALIGPNCMGMLNYLDGAALWSEQHGGHRVDRGVAVITQSGNLGQNLTMQRRSLPLAQLVTVGNGAVTGVPDLMAAMLDDPRITAIGLHLEGIADTAAFSRVCLEALHRQVPVIALKSGTSQLGARVNLSHTSALSGSDTLWDALFRRLGIARVRQVGTFIETLKFLHVHGGLAGPRIASASCSGGEAALVADLAHERGVELPAFPEAAEGRLREVLGDRVHVANPLDYHTYIWGDERAMTECFAAVLSADFDSHLLVLDYPRDDRCLPRPWQTTVDAFVAARRRTSAPACVVSLLPEGLPEPVGEALLREDIAPMQGMADCLDAVASAWTIGAAQRSAAAIAPLDPPAGGVTADPPVQLDEWSGKQALAAYGLRVPDGRIVAADTATEAAAELGYPVVVKTLSPSIAHKTDVGGVRLRLTRGRQVRAAVAAMADLGDRFLVERMVGGSLAELIVGVHRDAQFGLALTIGAGGELVELVRDVATLLLPVSREEIEAALRSLRIWPLLAGYRGRPAADVDAVVDAVVAVAAYARAHQSHLVELDVNPLLVLPTSHGAVAVDVLVRLAEDTSASLHPCAS
- a CDS encoding acyl-CoA dehydrogenase; this translates as MDFALTDEQRMIVETVRRFVTTELEPYEDEVERLDDVPADVADRIRKRALDAGIYAANMPAEIGGGGLDATGMVLVERELGRSSWALQSLVARPSNILLACEGEQRERYLLPAVRGDRHDCLAMTEPGAGSDVRSMTTRAVRDGDDYVLDGAKHFISHADVADFVIVFAATGTEETSRGPRSSITGFLVDTDASGLTVTRGSSCVSHRGYHQCELSFTGCRIPAGQRLGAEGAGFELMNEWLGASRLSVAATSVGRGRRVLELATRWAAEREQFGRPIGRFQGVGFPLADMATELEAAELLTFQAAWKLDQGTMTDRDAAMAKLYASEALGRITDRAVQVFGGMGLMADMPIERFWRDARVERIWDGTSEIQRHIISRSLLRPLGA
- a CDS encoding 4-hydroxybenzoyl-CoA thioesterase, giving the protein MSESAYLLVFGDNADAFFRHVGVDDAYRAAGASLYTVETHLHHHREVVEGEPLALSLLLLDHDAKRLHLFHEMRHGTSGALLATAEQLLVHVDTAAGRSAPMPDDLHARVAAVCHAHAGIPRPEAVGRPIAMPVRTPGP